The window CGGCTCTTGATTATAAATTACGTAAAGAAATGCAGTCCGAATTACGCGAGCTGCAGCAACGCTTGGGGATTACCTTTATTTTTGTTACTCATGATCAAGAAGAGGCCTTGGCAATGTCTGACTGGATTTTTGTGATTAATGATGGGCGAGTTGAACAGTCAGGTTCTCCGGTCGATATTTATGATGAACCAATCAATCATTTTGTTGCTAATTTTATAGGCGAGGCAAATATTGTACCCGGTGTTATGAAAGAAGATTACTTGGTAAGTTTTGCCGGCAAAGATTTTAAAAACGTCGATGCCGGGATGCGTCCTAATGAGCGCGTTGAAGCCGTTATTCGTCCTGAAGATTTAGACATCGTTGTTCCGAGCAGGGGCAAATTGCAGGTAACAATCGAAGACCAATCTTTTCGTGGCGATTCTTATGAGATCACGGCAATTGACGATGCTGGCAACGAGTGGGCTGTGCAGGCAACTAATCCAGCCAAAATTGGTCAGCGCAGAGGTTTGAAGTTTGACCCTGAAGATATACATGTTATGAGATTAAACGAGTCTGAGGAGGATTTTGATGCTCGTCTGGAATCTTATGAAGGTGAAGACTGATGAAGAAAGGGAAACTGTTTTTTGCGGTTCCTTATGTTCTTTGGCTGGCTTTGTTTGTTGTAGTTCCAATCGCTTTGTTGCTTTTTCAATCTTTGACCAATGAAAATGGTCAGTTGACATTGAACAATTTTGTTTCTTATTTCTCTTCTGGAACCTATCTTCGAATGACTTTTAATTCGATTTTTTATGCTTTTTTGATTACTTTGATTACGCTTGTTATTTCTTATCCAACAGCCTATCTTTTATCACAATTAAAAAATCGCCAATTTTGGTTGCTTTTGGTAATACTGCCAACTTGGATTAATTTATTATTGAAGACATATGCTTTCATTGGTTTGCTATCGCGTGATGGTACAGCAAATTCTTTTATTGGTTTATTTGGTATTAGCCCTCAGCAATTGCTTTTTACAGACTCAAGTTTTGTACTTGTTTCCAGCTATATCGAGATCCCCTTTATGATATTGCCTATTTTTAATGCTTTAAACGAGATTGATCGGGATTTGGTTCAGGCAAGTCGGGACCTTGGCGCAAATTCGTGGCAAACTCTTTGGCGCTTAATTATTCCTTTGTCAATGCCGGGAGTTAAATCTGGGGTTCAATCTGTCTTTATTCCTTCTTTGAGCCTTTTCATGATCACACGCTTAATTGGCGGTAATCGGGTTATTACCTTAGGTACTGCAATTGAGGAACTTTTCCTAACTACCCAAAATTGGCATATGGGTTCGACTATTGGAGTTATTTTGATTATTGCAATGGTCGCAACAATGGTCATCACGCGGGAACGAAAGAAAACTGTTTTACGTAGGGGGAAGTAAATGATGAAGAAAAATAAAATTGGTAATCTTTATTTATGGCTTGTCTTTATTGTTCTTTATATCCCTATTTTCTATTTAATTACTTACTCTTTTAATTCTGGAAAATATATGCATGGTTGGAAAGGATTTTCGTTTGTTCATTATGCTCAGCTTTGGGCCGATACAAGGATGATCGAAATCGTTGTTGACACATTGATTATTGCCTTTTTGTCATCGATTTTGGCAACGATTATTGGAACGTTTGGAGCTCTTTGGATCAATTTCACTAAAAGTCAATTAACGAAAAACGTTTTGCTTAATTTTAATTCGATTCTCTTGGTTAGCCCGGATGTTATTATTGGTGCCAGCTTTCTAATTTTTTTCACAGCAATAGGACTTTCCCTGGGTTTTTTGTCTGTCCTTTTGAGCCATATTGCTTTTAGTATTCCGATTGTTGTTTTAATGGTTTTGCCAAGACTGCAGGAAATGCCAATTACTCTCACGGAAGCCGCTGAAGATCTTGGAGCAAATTTTTGGCAGGTTTTAAGCAAGGTAACCTTGCCTTATATCACGTCAGGGATTATGGCTGGTTTTTTTATGGCTCTTACCTACTCCTTGGATGATTTTGCGGTCACCTTCTTTGTTACCGGTAATGGATTTTCTACCTTATCAGTTGAAATATATTCCAGGGCCCGTCAAGGCATCAGCTTGGAAATCAATGCACTTTCAGCCATTATGTTTATTGTTAGTTTGGTTCTTGTTTTTGTCTATTATTTTATATCCCTTAACGGCAATAAAAAACGGACACCCGGCCTGGAGGTGACAAAATGAAAAAACTTTTATCAGCTTTATTTGCCATAGTTTTGCTTATTGTTGGTTTGTTTGCTATTCAACGCTATTTAGTTGCAAAAGAGGATGCAGCTGCCGGAACATCCGGCAGCAGTTCCAAAGTTCTTAATATCTATAATTGGGGAGATTATATTGATCCCAGTTTATTAACTAAATTTACAAAGGAAACTGGTTATCAGATCAATTATGAGACTTTCGATTCTAATGAGGATATGTATGCCAAGGTGAAGCAGGGTGGCACTTCTTATGATATTGTCGTTCCGTCGGATTATATGGTTGAGAAAATGCGTCGAGAAAAAATGCTCTTACCGATTAATCGGAAAAAATTCAAGGGCTTTAAATATTACGATAAGCGTTTTTTAAATAAATCCTTTGATCCAGGGAATAAATATTCGATCCCTTATTTTTGGGGAACGCTTGGAATTGTTTATAATGACAAATTTGTTAAAAGATCGGAAGTTGAGCATTGGGATCAACTCTGGTCAAGCAAATTTCGTGACAAGATTCTTTTAGTCGACTCGGCCCGCGATGATTTCGCTTTCTCTTTAATCTCGATGGGGAAGTCGGTTAATGATAAAAGACCAGCAGATGTGCAGGCAGCTAAAGCAAAATTGGATGCTTTGATGCCAAATGTCAAAGCAATCCTTGATGATGAGATTGTTATGTACATGGCCCAAGAAGAAGCTCCGATTGGAATAACCTGGTCCGGCGAAGCTTCTGAGATGATTGCCGAAAATAAGCATCTGCATTATGTGATTCCAAAAGAGGGTTCCAATATTTGGTTTGATAATTTGGCAATTCCAAAGACCGCTAAGCATTTCAAGGCAATTTATAAGTTTTTGAATTTCATGTCTGAACCAAAAAATGCAGCTCAAAACGCTGAATACGTTGAATATTCAACTCCAAACAAAGGTGCGATGAAAATCCTGCCAAAGTCGGTTACCGATGATCGACAATTTTATCCGGATAATAAAACACTAAAAAATCTTCATGTTTATTCTGATCTTGGTCAAAAATGGACTCAAATTTATAATGATTTGTTCCTTGAATTTAAGATGACTAGTCGTTGATGATGAAAAAAAATAAAAAGCTTGGTCTATTTTATGGTGTTTTAGGTCCTTTTTTGTGGGGGATTAACGGCGTAGTTACACAATATTTGTTAAAGAGTGTTGACATAAATGTTGATTGGCTGCTCTCGGTACGTTTACTTTTTGCCGGGACGGCACTTTTTCTATATGTCTTTTTAACAGATAGAAAGAATCTTTTTCGATTATTAGGTAACAAGCGGATTTATTTTCAACTGATTATTTTCATTATTTTTGGTGATTTTCTGTCGCAATATACTTACATCATCGCGATCGCTAAATCCAATGCGGCACTAGCAACGATTTTAACTTCTTTAAATCCTGTTTTTGTGATTATTTTTTACGTTTTACTGCAAAGAAGAGTGCCACAACGGATTGACATTATTTCGGTTTTTGTAGCTCTTTTAGGAACTTTTTTCCTTGTAACTCATGGTTCTCTTGATCATTTGGAAATTTCTCCGGCTGGTCTTTTTTGGGGATTATTTGCTGCAGCAGTTTACGCTTTTGGTACTATTTATCCAATTAGATTGATCAGCGAGTATGGTCCTCTTCCGGTTACGGCTATTTCCTTATTTGCTTCGGGAATTGTTTTTAATTTTTATCGGCCCTTTTTTATTTCTTTACCGACGATGTCGATAATGAATTGGTCTCTGCTGATTTTCTTTACAATCATCAGTACTGCCCTTGGAACTGCTATGTGGTTTTTAAGTCTTCATCTGATCGGTCCGACAACAATGAGTTTATTATCAGCTGTTGAACCAATGACGGCGATGATTTTAAGCGTTTTGCTTTTATCTGTTCCGATGGAATTGATTGATTATTTGGGCGCCGGATTAGTCATATTGATGATTATTCTCCAATCTTTGAAAACTAGAAAAATTAGTTAATGGCCTATACCAATGTCTTTTTAAGCAACAACAATGCTGTTTTCAGCGTTTTTTTTAGTTATCCTAGACATTGGTCTATAGGTCGGTATTTAGACCAATTTGGATTTAGGAGTAAATATATATGTGTGGAATTGTTGGATATACTGGCATTAATAACGCTTTGCCATTTCTGTTGGATGGCTTGGAAAAATTAGAATATCGTGGTTATGATTCAGCCGGCGTTTATATACATACGGACGATGATCGTGATGTGCTTGTAAAAGAAAAAGGTCGAGTCAAAGACCTTGAAAAAAAAGTCGAAGAATTTGATATGCGAGGTAAATCCGGGATCGCTCATACACGTTGGGCAACTCACGGCCAACCAAGTATTGAAAACGCTCATCCCCATGTCAGTGCTGATGGTCGTTATTATTTAGTGCATAATGGCGTAATCGAAAATTATAAGCAGTTAAAGGCTGATTATTTGGATGGTGTTGAATTTAAATCTCAAACTGATACCGAGGTTGCTGTTCAACTAGTTGGCAAATTTGCAAGTCAGGGTCTAGATACGCTTACAGCTTTTCGGAAAATGATCAATCTGCTCGATGATAATTCTTCGTATGCTTTTTTGTTAATGGATACCAAGTCTCCCGATCTTCTTTATGCTGCTAAATCTAAGAGCCCTTTGTTAATTGGTATTTCTGAAACTGGCAATGTTGTTTCATCTGATGCCCTAGCAGTTTTGGATTTAACGAAAGATTTTATAGAGCTGCATGATAGTGAAATTGCCGTGATTTCCAAAAATGATGTACAACTATATAATTCCAAGGGCGATAGCTATACGCGCAATTCTTTTCATTTGGATATCGATCCGACGGCTGCTGATAAAGGTACCTATCCCTTCTTCATGTTAAAAGAAATTGATGAGCAGGCGATCGTTGCTCGAACATTGATCAAAAACTACTTTATTAATGGCTTTCCACATATTGATGAGAAAATCATTCACGCCATTAAAGATTCCGACCATATTTATATAATTGCCGCTGGGACTAGTTATAACGCCGGTTTAATTGGTCGTCGCTTCTTTGAGAAATGGGCTGGCATTCCAACCGAAACCTATGTTTCTTCTGAATTTGCCTATGATCAGCCAATTATTTCAAAAAAGCCTTTCTTTATTTTTATTAGTCAATCCGGTGAAACGGCTGACAGCATCCAAGTATTGGATTTTATAAAGGCTGCAGGTTACCCGACTCTGACAATTGCTAATGTGTTGAATTCAACTCTGACGCGTGAAGCCGACTTTTCGTTGCCTTTATTAGCTGGACCGGAAATTGCCGTTGCTTCCACTAAGGCATATACTTCTCAAATAATTGCTCAGATTATTTTGGCCGCTGCCATAGCCGGAGGGCATGAAGACCTTCAAAAAGAGTTAAGCAAATTGGCCGTTGATATTCAGTCAGTAATCGATGGCAAAGAAAAAATTAAACAACTTGCTGATAAATATCTGGTCAATGCTGATCGCGCTTTTTATATCGGTCGTGGTGCTGATGCCGACGTAACTTTGGAAGCTGCTTTAAAGCTTAAAGAAATATCGTATACTTTGGCTGAAGGATTTGCGGCTGGTGAATTAAAGCACGGAACAATTTCTTTAATTGAACAGGGAACTCCTGTTATCGGTTTAATATCACAGTCGAAAACGGCTGGTTTAACACGTTCTAATCTTGAAGAGACAATGGCACGTGGAGCCAAAGTCATTACTATTGCAACCAAGAATCTAGCAACTAGTGAAGATGATATCGTTTTGCCTGAGTTAGCCGGTGAAAATGAAATGTTCGGTCCAATTTTGGAAGCAATACCAATTCAGCTTTTGGCTTACTATACTTCTTTTGGCAGAGAACTGGATGTTGACCACCCACGTAATTTGGCAAAATCTGTAACCGTACAATGAAACTATTTTTGTCAATAAAAGATTCACATGAATTAGTTAAGCAATATTAAAATCCTTATTTATTTTTAAGTAAGTAAAAATTTTAATGAAAGCATCTCTATAATAATAAAGCCCATTTAGTTATTTTTTTAATCTAGCTAAATGGGCTTTATGGTTTGACGATTTAATTTAATCAATTTGCTTAGCCAAACTCATTTGATCGATTGCTGATTGAAAATATATGCTGCTACTGGTTTTAATTCTGATTAATCAAAATTGATCACCTAGTAAAAAACATTAATTTTTGATTATCAGCTGACAATCTGTGATTGATAAATTTGGTCAAGATTACTATTTTTAATCGTATTCAATATTTGCTTTATTGCTGGCAAATGATTTGATAGTCCTAATTTTCTTTGCACAACGACATCGGACTTGTCTGACTATGACTTCTGTCTGTTATACGTATTACTTAGCGAAAAATATTGATAATTATCTAAAGTTACAATTAAAATAATTTATTTTTTAAGGAAAATGAATTTTTAAGGCTTTGAATTAGTAACGAACAAAAGCATTTTAATTTATAATTTAGATTGCTATAAACTACCGAAGAGTTCTTAAGTGGCGGATTGTAGCCGTCCGTATTCGAACAGATAGTTTCTGCAAATTTGGTAAACAATACTTAGATTTTTAGAATTATGATTAAATAATTAAATTATTTTTGTCACATGCTGATGTGCCTAAATGTTGTCTAATAGTATTTGTAAGAGTTTACAACTTATATTATGATTACTACTGTAATGGTAGAAGGAGGAATTATGAAGGTTACTTTTAAAAAAGATTACTTAAAAGGTTTTGTTGCTGATTCCGAAGTTGAATTGATGAAGCCAACTGCCGGTTTTGTACGCGATACGTTGTTGGCTCGCACCGGTGTTGGAAATGAAATGGAGGATTGGCTAACGCTGCCAACCGATTACGATAAAGATGAATTTTCTCGTATTCTCAAAGTTGCCGCAAAAATTAAGTCTGATTCAAAGGTTTTGGTTGTAATTGGAATTGGTGGTTCCTACTTGGGAGCTCGTGCTGTCATTGAGTTTTTGCAATCGGAATTTCATAATGAGAAAGCTGCCAAAAAAGGATTGCCGGAGGTCTATTTTCTTGGAACTTCTGCATCTGCTCGTTATGTAGATGATGTAATTGATTTAATTGGTGATCGTGATTTTTCAATTAACGTTATTTCAAAGTCCGGTACAACAACCGAACCAGCAATTGCTTTTCGAATTTTTAAGAGTTTAATT of the Oenococcus sp. UCMA 16435 genome contains:
- a CDS encoding ABC transporter permease, whose product is MKKGKLFFAVPYVLWLALFVVVPIALLLFQSLTNENGQLTLNNFVSYFSSGTYLRMTFNSIFYAFLITLITLVISYPTAYLLSQLKNRQFWLLLVILPTWINLLLKTYAFIGLLSRDGTANSFIGLFGISPQQLLFTDSSFVLVSSYIEIPFMILPIFNALNEIDRDLVQASRDLGANSWQTLWRLIIPLSMPGVKSGVQSVFIPSLSLFMITRLIGGNRVITLGTAIEELFLTTQNWHMGSTIGVILIIAMVATMVITRERKKTVLRRGK
- a CDS encoding ABC transporter ATP-binding protein; translated protein: MGIGLMTEETVQPLIEFKDVSLDYGETKVLKKIDLEIEEGKFYTLLGPSGSGKSTILSLISGRLQPTGGVILIEGKNVNSLPSNQRKVNTVFQNYALFPNMNVYDNVAFGPSIKGFSKKKVDQLVKSMLKLVKLDDFSDREISEISGGQQQRVAIARALANQPKVLLLDEPLSALDYKLRKEMQSELRELQQRLGITFIFVTHDQEEALAMSDWIFVINDGRVEQSGSPVDIYDEPINHFVANFIGEANIVPGVMKEDYLVSFAGKDFKNVDAGMRPNERVEAVIRPEDLDIVVPSRGKLQVTIEDQSFRGDSYEITAIDDAGNEWAVQATNPAKIGQRRGLKFDPEDIHVMRLNESEEDFDARLESYEGED
- a CDS encoding ABC transporter permease encodes the protein MKKNKIGNLYLWLVFIVLYIPIFYLITYSFNSGKYMHGWKGFSFVHYAQLWADTRMIEIVVDTLIIAFLSSILATIIGTFGALWINFTKSQLTKNVLLNFNSILLVSPDVIIGASFLIFFTAIGLSLGFLSVLLSHIAFSIPIVVLMVLPRLQEMPITLTEAAEDLGANFWQVLSKVTLPYITSGIMAGFFMALTYSLDDFAVTFFVTGNGFSTLSVEIYSRARQGISLEINALSAIMFIVSLVLVFVYYFISLNGNKKRTPGLEVTK
- the glmS gene encoding glutamine--fructose-6-phosphate transaminase (isomerizing), with translation MCGIVGYTGINNALPFLLDGLEKLEYRGYDSAGVYIHTDDDRDVLVKEKGRVKDLEKKVEEFDMRGKSGIAHTRWATHGQPSIENAHPHVSADGRYYLVHNGVIENYKQLKADYLDGVEFKSQTDTEVAVQLVGKFASQGLDTLTAFRKMINLLDDNSSYAFLLMDTKSPDLLYAAKSKSPLLIGISETGNVVSSDALAVLDLTKDFIELHDSEIAVISKNDVQLYNSKGDSYTRNSFHLDIDPTAADKGTYPFFMLKEIDEQAIVARTLIKNYFINGFPHIDEKIIHAIKDSDHIYIIAAGTSYNAGLIGRRFFEKWAGIPTETYVSSEFAYDQPIISKKPFFIFISQSGETADSIQVLDFIKAAGYPTLTIANVLNSTLTREADFSLPLLAGPEIAVASTKAYTSQIIAQIILAAAIAGGHEDLQKELSKLAVDIQSVIDGKEKIKQLADKYLVNADRAFYIGRGADADVTLEAALKLKEISYTLAEGFAAGELKHGTISLIEQGTPVIGLISQSKTAGLTRSNLEETMARGAKVITIATKNLATSEDDIVLPELAGENEMFGPILEAIPIQLLAYYTSFGRELDVDHPRNLAKSVTVQ
- a CDS encoding EamA family transporter — its product is MMKKNKKLGLFYGVLGPFLWGINGVVTQYLLKSVDINVDWLLSVRLLFAGTALFLYVFLTDRKNLFRLLGNKRIYFQLIIFIIFGDFLSQYTYIIAIAKSNAALATILTSLNPVFVIIFYVLLQRRVPQRIDIISVFVALLGTFFLVTHGSLDHLEISPAGLFWGLFAAAVYAFGTIYPIRLISEYGPLPVTAISLFASGIVFNFYRPFFISLPTMSIMNWSLLIFFTIISTALGTAMWFLSLHLIGPTTMSLLSAVEPMTAMILSVLLLSVPMELIDYLGAGLVILMIILQSLKTRKIS
- a CDS encoding ABC transporter substrate-binding protein, yielding MKKLLSALFAIVLLIVGLFAIQRYLVAKEDAAAGTSGSSSKVLNIYNWGDYIDPSLLTKFTKETGYQINYETFDSNEDMYAKVKQGGTSYDIVVPSDYMVEKMRREKMLLPINRKKFKGFKYYDKRFLNKSFDPGNKYSIPYFWGTLGIVYNDKFVKRSEVEHWDQLWSSKFRDKILLVDSARDDFAFSLISMGKSVNDKRPADVQAAKAKLDALMPNVKAILDDEIVMYMAQEEAPIGITWSGEASEMIAENKHLHYVIPKEGSNIWFDNLAIPKTAKHFKAIYKFLNFMSEPKNAAQNAEYVEYSTPNKGAMKILPKSVTDDRQFYPDNKTLKNLHVYSDLGQKWTQIYNDLFLEFKMTSR